The Spea bombifrons isolate aSpeBom1 chromosome 4, aSpeBom1.2.pri, whole genome shotgun sequence genome segment ATGAGATCTGGCAAagggcaaaaaaaattatatttttttaacctgggcgaaatgttttttttttactcgtaTCTCACGCTTGATTATCTGACCTTTAGTGCACTTTGGGCTCCTTTCTGTCTGAATGTGAATtgtgtgaatatatttattgtatccgAGAGTTTAATAAAGTTCTAAATATagagtatttattatttttcttatgaaTATGACAAAACTCTGGTGGCGTTTAGTAACTGGTAGACGGCGTCCGCAAACAGCGGCTGCGAGAGTTTGAGAGCCTCCATGGCGCCTGCGCCGGCGTGTTCTCGGATCGCGTGATGCAGCGTGGAATGAAACTCGCTGCCGGCGTGGAGTTCCTCCGAGAAGAGCTCGCTGTCCTCGCAGATCTTCAGCCTCTGGGTTCTCCGCGGGCTCAGCAGGTAGAGAGACCGGACGTCTTCACCGGGTGCGTCTGCCTCCGCGTGTTCTTTGACCTAAAGTGACGTTTTCAGCTGTTAATGATGTTCTGCAGCGACTGGGATGTGAAGTGTTAACCATTTAATATAGATTTGAAAACTAGCCCCCTGGTGGCCCGGCCTGGTAATGCACCTGTGGACACCgcttttattaacttttattctttgtagtatctaaaaaaaaaattcatatcaACGCCAATTCCCACAgcattagtttaaaaaaacaagaggGCCGACgcgcaggcttacaatctagacgtTAGAGCTAAAATAAGGATCTGGACTACCCCAGGATTGGTAAAATCACCAGTGCCAATAACCAAAAATCTGCAGGTTTATGAGAAATCTAAAGTCTTGGATCCTGCTGCGGACCCCCGTAATCCCTGGCTGAGGAGCGAGAGGTCGGGGTCAgcggggggaaaaaagggcTGTAATTTAAGCCAGACCCCTCTGGATTTAAAATCCCGGTTTTTTGGGACTGGGGGTTCTCATGACTTTTACAGAAATGTATGTATCTGATATCGTAGGGTTTCTATAATCACCTTGATAACGATTTGCTCAGATCCACAGCTGTGGTTCCATTTACTCCAACCAAAGGCAAACGAGGCGGAAAGGAGGGCCATTTCTTTGTAGGCCATGTTCTCCGCTTCTTCATCCTGTCCAAAATAAATGActtaaaaaatgctatttttgctcactttaatgttttttgtccATTTACACTAAACTGCCCCCTTACAATTTCCCACACGTGCGCCGGTTTGTCTGGTTTAGTCTTAAAAGGCGGCTGTCGGGTTACATGGAGGTTCGGGTGACGACGGaattatttggggggggttacattttaaatagagGCCGGTTGCACCTTAACAGCCGTGCTCAGCCTCTATGCCTGAAAAGCTGTCACTCGCACCTTTTTATTCACGATGACGTATCTCGCCGAGTCTGCCGCGGGAAAGACGTTCAGCCCGACGCGCCTCATGGCGGATTTCAGGTGGAAGAGCGTCATCCATTTCCCCACGAGGTGGGACAGGTCGCTTTCCGTATTGGAGACGGCCGCCAGCCTGCACCGGTCCTCCTGCGGGAGAGAGACGAGGTCTCTGCTGTTAATCGTCCAATAAATTAGTCTTTAATACTAAAAACACTGATAACCCATCCCAGGACGGTTCTCGCCATTATGGGGTGAATTGTCACAGCCGGGGTGAGTATCGCGCATAGAAACGGTGAATAATCTAGAACCGGTTCTCGGTAACGTCTACCTCGACGTCTATCTGGATGTCGGTGAAGGCCGAGGCGATGGTGAGCGTCAGCCGGTTCCTGCCCCGGGGTCTCAGCTCCCAGGACTCGTACGGCATGTTCAGGTGGGAATCCTGGATCAGGGTGAAGGTGTGAAAAGCGTCCATCTTGAAGGACAATTCCCTGAGCTCCGGGTTGTAGGTCTTCTGGGTGACGGCGTCTGTTTTCCAGTTCTTGCCTGAAGGAAGAGGACATGCGCGGCGTTATGCACAGCGGGGGCATGAAATGAGAGCAGAAATATATGGGAGGTGATGTTCTTATCTTTATAAATAAGTGAGTATTACTTTCAGGGTCCCATCTTGCCACCTGAGGTTCTTCAAAAAATATAACGTTTTTGGGGACTCTGAAGGAGACGCCAACAGGGGGGGCAGACAGCGTCTCCATGTCCTTCTCCTGCAGAGACGTCCCCAGGTAGCTGCTGAGGCTGGTGAGAGACGTTCCGTTGGGGTAGGAGAAGAACTCGATTCCTCCTTCGAGGAGCTGGAAGAAATGACACAAAGCCCGATAAGTACTCGCTTTCTGGAGCGCTCGCTTTCTGGAGCGCTCGCTCAGCACTGCTCAGACTCCCCTGGGATGACACCGGCGGCTTTATGGAGAAAGCATTTCTTAAGTGtccccaaaatgtttaaaacgccttaaaaacagatgaaaatACCCTGAATTTGAAATAAACACAGTTATATCACCTGCACCATAGTCCAGCTTTTCACTTGTTTCCGCTGAGGGGGGAGGGTAATTACATCAAAAAAGTAAATGCCCCCGAGGGTCGTATACTGGCGCAAGTCGACCACATCGTCCTCTAGGGCGTCATCAGCCTGATCCTCGTTAAGTAACGGAGATGGGGACGGACCTGCTGAGACCATACGGAATaaggggggggagggaataaatattaatatcatGAATTAACTGAATTTTATATATTCTCTGGTTTCAGGACCTTAAAATTCCTCCGATTCCCTTTTTTGGTTCAACAAAATGTGATCATCAGGAGAGCTGGAAAAATAGAAAGGGGGCTCTACTAATCGCCAGACCTTGGGATGCGTCCCCCGGCCGGCCGGCCCCCGCGTTCTCGGACTCCGATGGGTTGGTTTCGGGGGCTTCGGTTGCGCTCTTTGTTTCTTCTCTGGTAGATAAGGCACTCAGAACGCTCTGCGAAGCAGATATTTCACAACAATAAACCCACGAACCCGACGCTTACAGACAATTCATCCTCATAAGACGCGATTCTCAGACATTAACATCCCGATGAGCTTTTTATGCAGGAAGGAGAGAAGAAATGGTTGTTTTTGGTTTCATGGGCACTAAGTTCACGGTTAAAATATACAACTATCCTCTAAAACATCAATAATACAAACTTCTTTTTAACTTTACAAAGTAGCGctaaagaaaggaagaagatCGCACCTTCCGATCCTGCACTGTGAGCTCTTCTTCAGCCGCAGCGCTCCTCTCCCCGGGGATCCGTTCCTCCGGGACCCGGCCGGCCCCCGCTTCCTTCTCACCGTCCGCCTCCGTCACGCGCGGGAAGAAAGTGCGGCTTTGGCAGGAAAGGTGGTCGTAGGCTGTGCGGAGGACGCGGACGGCAACGCCGCACGCGGCCAGGGGCTTCGGTAACTCAAAGCCGACGGCTGCTTCTGTGAACTCGTATCCTCTGAACCTGGAGCGAAAGAGAAGCGATCGGGATGTTCCTAATATAACGGCACGAATTCGGTAACCGCAGTTTCATTTCATGACATtcaattatttaacattttcattttattgagctgacatt includes the following:
- the DNAI7 gene encoding dynein axonemal intermediate chain 7, which encodes MRPKKRKKKKSSKRTSAASGKKGKISKAERLRLQKEEEDRRHQEEEEARLLAEQEEAEQRERERAAKEERERLEAKLLERRDEELEEYRTLLEEKIEEAGRWKRHLRIQAKWDRYLRCDGTPDPSIPQEINTFISLWTEEQNEDLQSVLSKSSLVLKLIEELEFLLDETPADELPEAEAARYLQTVLELQELLQQKFNDATQHLLKDAAALADVDSGNMQKVIGNEDVSVCVWANLNKNPRFRGYEFTEAAVGFELPKPLAACGVAVRVLRTAYDHLSCQSRTFFPRVTEADGEKEAGAGRVPEERIPGERSAAAEEELTVQDRKSVLSALSTREETKSATEAPETNPSESENAGAGRPGDASQAGPSPSPLLNEDQADDALEDDVVDLRQYTTLGGIYFFDVITLPPQRKQVKSWTMVQLLEGGIEFFSYPNGTSLTSLSSYLGTSLQEKDMETLSAPPVGVSFRVPKNVIFFEEPQVARWDPESKNWKTDAVTQKTYNPELRELSFKMDAFHTFTLIQDSHLNMPYESWELRPRGRNRLTLTIASAFTDIQIDVEEDRCRLAAVSNTESDLSHLVGKWMTLFHLKSAMRRVGLNVFPAADSARYVIVNKKDEEAENMAYKEMALLSASFAFGWSKWNHSCGSEQIVIKVKEHAEADAPGEDVRSLYLLSPRRTQRLKICEDSELFSEELHAGSEFHSTLHHAIREHAGAGAMEALKLSQPLFADAVYQLLNATRVLSYS